TTGCCCGATACACCACTGATAATTGTATTGAAACTCAATTATTTAACAGTGAGTAATGATTCGTAAATGCCTGCTTCTTTAGCAGCTTCAATTAAAGTTGAACCGATTTCAGAAGGTGTTGCTGCTGTTTTAACGCCACATTCATTTAATGTTTTGATTTTTTCTGCAGCTGTCCCTTTACCACCTGAAATAATCGCACCTGCGTGACCCATACGTTTTCCTGGAGGCGCAGTTTGACCACCGATGAAGCCAACAACAGGTTTTTTCATGTTCGCTTTAATCCATTCAGCAGCTTCTTCTTCTGCCGTACCACCAATTTCACCGATCATCACAACAGCTTTCGTGTCATCGTCATTGTTGAATGCTTCTAACACGTCGATAAAGTTTGTACCGTTAACTGGGTCCCCACCGATACCTACAGCTGTAGATTGGCCGATACCTTCTTCAGTTAATTGATGTACCGCTTCATATGTTAAAGTACCAGAGCGTGAAACAACGCCGACATGGCCTTTTTTGTGGATGTATCCTGGCATAATACCAATTTTCGTTTCATCTGAAGTAATGACACCTGGGCAGTTTGGTCCAATTAAGCGTGTCTTTTTACCTTCAAGATAACGTTTAACCTTAATCATATCAATAACAGGAATATGTTCAGTAATACAAATAGCTAAGTCTAATTCAGCGTCGATACATTCTAAAATCGCATCAGCCGCAAATGGCGCTGGTACGTAAATGACAGATACGTTACCGCCAGTTTCTTTTTTTGCTTCTTCAACAGTATTGAAAACAGGTACGCCTTCAACCACTTGTCCACCTTTACCTGGTGTTACCCCTGCAACAATTTGCGTACCATATTCTAACATTTGCTTAGTATGGAAAAGGGCAGTTGACCCTGTAATACCTTGTACGATTACTTTTGAATTTTTATCTACAAATACACTCATTGTAGTTGTCCCATCCTTTCCTTACGCTTCGTTTACAAGTTTAACAATTTTTTGTGCACCTTCAGCCATTGTATTCGCTGGTTCAATTGCTAAACCTGAGTCTTTTAAGATTTGTT
Above is a genomic segment from Staphylococcus delphini containing:
- the sucD gene encoding succinate--CoA ligase subunit alpha — protein: MSVFVDKNSKVIVQGITGSTALFHTKQMLEYGTQIVAGVTPGKGGQVVEGVPVFNTVEEAKKETGGNVSVIYVPAPFAADAILECIDAELDLAICITEHIPVIDMIKVKRYLEGKKTRLIGPNCPGVITSDETKIGIMPGYIHKKGHVGVVSRSGTLTYEAVHQLTEEGIGQSTAVGIGGDPVNGTNFIDVLEAFNNDDDTKAVVMIGEIGGTAEEEAAEWIKANMKKPVVGFIGGQTAPPGKRMGHAGAIISGGKGTAAEKIKTLNECGVKTAATPSEIGSTLIEAAKEAGIYESLLTVK